Proteins encoded within one genomic window of Lysinibacillus louembei:
- a CDS encoding GNAT family N-acetyltransferase has translation MKYDKEKMAITTDRLILRLFQKTDAEAVATLCNNYNIYKSTLYLPHPYKLEDALNWIEYHYENFVEGRSYELAVTDRETNVLYGAIALSHNKHFNQGELAYWIGEPYWGKGYATEAAKAIVQFAFEEKKLHKVFARYFATNPASGKVMEKIGMEQEGVLKDHIVKDGKYEDLIYYGIINNLEHH, from the coding sequence ATGAAATACGACAAAGAAAAAATGGCTATTACAACAGATAGACTTATTCTTCGATTGTTTCAAAAAACAGATGCAGAAGCAGTAGCAACGCTTTGCAATAACTATAATATTTATAAAAGCACCTTATATTTGCCGCATCCATATAAGCTAGAGGATGCGTTAAACTGGATAGAATATCACTATGAAAATTTTGTAGAAGGCCGTTCCTACGAATTGGCCGTAACGGATAGAGAAACAAACGTGCTATACGGAGCAATTGCTTTATCGCACAATAAACACTTTAATCAAGGAGAGCTTGCTTATTGGATTGGTGAGCCGTATTGGGGAAAAGGCTATGCTACAGAGGCAGCAAAGGCAATCGTGCAATTTGCATTTGAAGAAAAAAAGCTGCACAAAGTGTTTGCGAGATATTTTGCAACAAACCCTGCTTCAGGAAAAGTAATGGAGAAGATTGGGATGGAGCAAGAAGGTGTATTAAAGGATCATATCGTAAAGGATGGCAAGTACGAGGATTTAATATATTACGGGATTATTAATAACTTAGAACATCACTAA
- a CDS encoding YwqG family protein: MTNQSTLQLPQEFEQYRSIIENTIQPVVRINTIERQTSLFESKFEGNPYFPLTMEYPKNEQGQPLKLLAQINFADVPRHLSNFPTEGILQFYIDGYDDVLGMDFDNGKNQAGFRVIFHEQIIQDESQLVQDFSFVELKDEELYFPVEKEMALSFETDFEPLMIDDFRSNDVYAAIKEDVEEDAELEDQFYDTFSGTGHKIGGYPFFTQEDPRAYGDYTDSTILLLQVDSVGEHIMWGDVGVGNFFITEDELKRKDFSNVLYNWDCH, encoded by the coding sequence ATGACAAATCAATCGACTTTGCAGCTACCACAAGAATTCGAGCAATACCGCTCTATTATTGAAAACACAATTCAGCCTGTTGTACGCATTAACACAATTGAACGCCAAACATCTTTATTTGAAAGCAAATTTGAAGGAAATCCTTATTTTCCGTTAACAATGGAATATCCTAAAAATGAACAAGGACAACCGTTAAAATTGTTAGCACAAATCAATTTTGCAGATGTACCAAGGCATCTTTCTAACTTCCCTACTGAAGGTATTTTGCAATTTTATATTGATGGCTATGATGACGTTTTAGGAATGGATTTTGATAATGGAAAAAATCAAGCTGGATTTCGTGTGATTTTTCATGAGCAAATCATTCAAGATGAATCGCAACTAGTACAAGATTTTTCTTTTGTTGAGTTAAAGGATGAAGAATTGTATTTCCCAGTCGAAAAAGAAATGGCGCTTTCCTTTGAAACAGATTTTGAACCGTTGATGATTGATGATTTCCGTAGCAATGACGTCTATGCAGCTATTAAAGAAGATGTGGAGGAGGACGCTGAGCTTGAAGATCAATTTTACGATACATTTAGCGGAACTGGTCATAAAATAGGGGGCTATCCTTTCTTTACACAGGAGGATCCTCGTGCATATGGTGACTACACTGATTCTACAATTTTATTACTACAAGTTGATAGTGTTGGTGAACATATTATGTGGGGAGATGTTGGCGTTGGGAACTTCTTCATTACAGAAGACGAATTAAAACGCAAAGATTTTAGCAATGTGCTTTATAATTGGGATTGTCATTAA
- a CDS encoding YusW family protein: MRKVIKWLFIPLSIFLLAACNSDKVTEVPVTTPSNPDSAANENQPTASLAFTKFSLEVSYGLTEKYEADYENDNEGIEAEIDDKVNGEKLKGNDAYAKLEPLLQKLTFDATTDNATIAAEVLDAFGLSTDYTEFELEVRFTDGTQKEFKLNQ, translated from the coding sequence ATGAGGAAAGTAATAAAGTGGTTGTTTATTCCATTAAGCATCTTTTTACTAGCAGCATGCAATAGCGATAAGGTAACGGAAGTACCTGTCACAACACCAAGTAATCCAGATAGTGCAGCAAATGAAAATCAGCCAACTGCTAGCTTAGCCTTTACAAAATTCTCCTTAGAAGTGTCATATGGCTTAACAGAAAAATACGAGGCTGATTATGAAAATGATAACGAAGGAATTGAGGCCGAAATTGATGATAAGGTAAATGGTGAAAAGCTAAAAGGAAATGATGCTTATGCAAAGCTGGAGCCTTTACTGCAAAAGCTAACATTTGATGCAACAACAGATAATGCCACAATTGCTGCTGAAGTTTTAGATGCATTTGGATTATCTACAGACTATACAGAGTTTGAGCTTGAAGTACGTTTTACAGATGGTACACAAAAAGAATTCAAGTTGAATCAATAA
- a CDS encoding glycoside hydrolase family 18 protein — translation MWSIAQGYGTTVDVIVQANQIPEPDQLVIGQALVVPIYGNFYTVRAGDSLWSIAQRFQMNYLTLAQINGINPYQTLSVGLRLYIPPTVKSNAEALAYIEPRGDTVSEAVLNQAREASPYLTYLALFSFEAKRDGSLKVPPSGELPAIARQAGTMMSLVVTNLEEGNFSGELAQDILQSSAVQERLLNNVLAEANRIGNVRDIHFDFEALPASQREAYVQFLQRAGEKFHPAGYFVSAALAPKASDEAQGAWQVAHDYGAIGEVVDFVVLMTYEWGYISGPPMAVSPINEVERVLNYALTKMPASKIMMGQNLYGYDWPLPFVQGQTRATALSPQRAIELANRYHAAIQYDTTAQAPYFYYVDQQGQQHVVWFEDARSIQAKFDLMKKLQIRGIAYWRLGLPFPQNWLLLEDNFNIVKR, via the coding sequence TTGTGGAGCATCGCACAAGGCTATGGAACGACAGTTGACGTAATTGTGCAGGCAAATCAAATTCCAGAGCCGGATCAGCTTGTTATAGGGCAGGCATTAGTTGTACCGATTTATGGGAATTTTTATACGGTGCGGGCAGGGGATAGTTTATGGTCGATTGCACAAAGGTTTCAAATGAATTATTTAACCTTAGCACAAATTAATGGAATTAATCCTTATCAAACATTATCAGTAGGTCTTCGCCTATATATTCCACCAACAGTGAAAAGTAACGCAGAAGCACTTGCTTATATTGAGCCTAGAGGAGATACAGTAAGTGAGGCGGTGTTAAATCAGGCACGTGAGGCTAGTCCATATTTGACATATTTAGCTTTATTCAGCTTTGAGGCCAAACGAGATGGTTCGTTGAAAGTTCCGCCATCAGGGGAATTACCAGCAATTGCACGACAAGCAGGTACGATGATGTCGCTCGTTGTGACCAATTTAGAGGAGGGCAATTTTAGCGGAGAGCTGGCACAGGATATTTTGCAAAGTAGCGCGGTGCAGGAACGTCTGTTAAATAATGTGTTAGCAGAAGCGAATCGAATTGGCAATGTGAGAGATATTCATTTTGATTTTGAAGCACTACCTGCAAGTCAGCGTGAAGCATATGTACAGTTTTTACAACGCGCAGGTGAAAAGTTTCATCCAGCAGGCTATTTTGTATCGGCAGCGCTTGCTCCAAAGGCGAGTGATGAGGCACAAGGGGCATGGCAGGTGGCACACGATTATGGAGCGATTGGTGAAGTTGTAGATTTTGTTGTGCTGATGACCTATGAATGGGGCTACATTTCAGGGCCTCCAATGGCTGTTTCTCCTATTAATGAAGTGGAGCGCGTTTTAAATTATGCGTTAACGAAAATGCCTGCCAGCAAAATTATGATGGGGCAAAATTTATATGGCTATGACTGGCCGTTGCCTTTTGTACAAGGGCAAACGAGAGCGACGGCATTAAGCCCACAAAGAGCCATTGAACTTGCAAACCGCTATCATGCAGCAATCCAATATGATACAACGGCACAAGCTCCGTATTTCTATTATGTCGATCAGCAAGGGCAGCAGCATGTTGTTTGGTTTGAGGATGCAAGGTCGATTCAGGCAAAGTTTGATTTAATGAAAAAGCTCCAAATACGTGGAATTGCATACTGGCGCTTAGGATTGCCATTCCCACAAAATTGGCTGTTGTTAGAGGATAATTTTAATATTGTTAAAAGATAA
- a CDS encoding S-layer homology domain-containing protein encodes MKGFKLVAILFLVLQLVLPMSVSAQEGEGIDYLALGDSLAAGIQETGELGLSYADFLAMSMSEEYNVSSYNKGFSYPGYTTLDVLNDIKNNVTKPIYNIDGLQSESAAIRDAIANAEVITISAGANDILKHFNKETLAFDLNGAFTGIQQLGKNYEAILKEIAAINPDATVLIMGYYNPFPYLDKNLQVQLDALVSAINKIIQDTAYTHNAVFVETALYIAEDFQTYIPNPQNIHLSEAGYKLVADLFLTEIYYNFYEDASSYEDMEYVTFTDTEGHWAEEYIGFMAMTGIMGGYEDGSFKPDQPLKRVHVATILGRVIGNEATQLAPFKDITSYAEETQQQIAVAYEAGIIKGNGNAFKPEEKITRAQMALMVARLYEYVFEASYEPKEIAPFKDIKKYDEETQKAITLLYDLGIDEGVDNGIFAPKNEVTRAQAAQIITEFIYSAIFE; translated from the coding sequence ATGAAAGGTTTTAAACTAGTTGCCATTTTATTTTTAGTATTACAATTAGTTTTACCGATGTCAGTAAGTGCACAAGAAGGAGAAGGTATTGATTACTTAGCATTAGGTGATTCACTTGCAGCAGGTATTCAAGAAACTGGTGAGCTTGGGCTTAGTTATGCAGACTTTTTAGCAATGAGCATGTCTGAGGAATATAATGTAAGCTCGTATAATAAAGGATTTTCCTATCCAGGGTATACGACATTAGATGTATTAAACGACATTAAAAACAATGTAACAAAGCCTATTTACAACATAGATGGACTACAAAGTGAATCAGCAGCAATACGTGATGCAATTGCGAATGCAGAAGTGATTACAATTAGTGCAGGCGCTAACGATATACTTAAACATTTTAATAAAGAGACGTTAGCATTTGATTTAAATGGTGCGTTCACAGGCATTCAGCAGCTAGGGAAAAATTATGAGGCAATTTTAAAAGAAATCGCAGCAATTAACCCAGATGCTACTGTATTAATTATGGGCTATTATAATCCGTTTCCTTATTTAGATAAAAATTTGCAAGTCCAATTAGATGCGCTTGTATCAGCCATTAATAAAATTATTCAAGATACTGCCTATACTCATAATGCGGTTTTTGTAGAAACAGCTCTATATATTGCAGAGGACTTCCAAACGTATATACCGAATCCGCAAAATATCCATTTAAGTGAAGCTGGCTATAAATTAGTGGCAGATTTATTTTTGACAGAAATTTATTATAATTTCTATGAAGATGCATCTAGTTATGAGGATATGGAATATGTAACATTTACGGATACGGAAGGTCATTGGGCTGAGGAGTATATCGGCTTTATGGCTATGACTGGTATAATGGGTGGCTATGAGGACGGCTCATTTAAGCCAGACCAACCATTGAAGCGTGTACATGTTGCCACAATTCTAGGACGTGTTATTGGCAATGAAGCAACACAGCTTGCACCATTTAAAGATATTACTAGCTATGCCGAAGAAACACAGCAGCAAATTGCTGTAGCATATGAGGCAGGTATTATTAAAGGTAATGGCAATGCTTTCAAGCCAGAGGAGAAGATAACACGTGCACAAATGGCATTAATGGTTGCACGCTTATATGAATATGTGTTTGAAGCATCATATGAGCCGAAGGAAATAGCGCCATTTAAAGATATTAAAAAATACGATGAAGAAACACAGAAGGCGATTACATTGCTATATGATTTAGGTATTGATGAAGGTGTTGATAACGGGATTTTTGCACCGAAAAATGAAGTGACACGCGCACAAGCGGCACAAATTATTACAGAGTTTATCTACTCAGCAATATTTGAATAA
- a CDS encoding alpha/beta hydrolase has translation MKIVAPKPFTIEAGNRAVLLLHGFTGNTNDVKRLGRYLSDRNYTVHAPLYKGHGSDPSTLIQTNPKEWWDSVIEGYDTLRSLGYEEIAVAGVSLGGIFSLKLGAERPTKAIVAMSAPAIAKNTDSLQNRVIDYTINYKKLSGTFDETTDNRSTIAKAVKMPSLEYLQGMINDTSAKLDNIQAPVHILRGLQDDEYYCESADLIYSSVKSRIKSVKTFVNSGHILTLGQERELVFEEVYRFFEGLKWQ, from the coding sequence ATGAAAATTGTTGCACCAAAACCTTTCACAATCGAGGCAGGTAATCGCGCAGTATTATTATTACACGGTTTCACAGGAAATACGAATGATGTTAAACGCCTTGGTCGTTATTTATCAGACCGTAACTATACAGTTCATGCACCATTATATAAAGGGCATGGTAGTGATCCATCGACATTAATTCAAACAAACCCTAAAGAATGGTGGGATAGCGTAATCGAGGGCTATGACACTTTACGCAGTCTAGGCTATGAGGAAATTGCTGTAGCAGGCGTTTCACTTGGTGGTATTTTTTCTTTAAAGCTTGGAGCTGAGCGCCCAACAAAGGCTATCGTTGCTATGAGTGCACCAGCGATTGCCAAAAATACAGATAGCCTTCAAAATCGTGTTATTGACTATACGATTAATTATAAAAAATTATCAGGTACATTTGATGAAACGACTGATAATCGATCAACGATTGCTAAGGCGGTCAAAATGCCATCACTGGAATATTTACAGGGCATGATTAATGATACAAGTGCAAAGCTAGACAATATTCAAGCACCCGTCCATATTTTACGTGGCTTACAGGATGATGAATATTATTGCGAAAGCGCAGACCTTATTTATAGCTCTGTGAAATCTCGCATTAAATCAGTTAAAACATTTGTAAATTCTGGTCATATTTTAACACTAGGGCAAGAGCGAGAGCTTGTGTTCGAGGAAGTATATCGCTTTTTCGAAGGATTAAAGTGGCAATAA
- a CDS encoding LysR family transcriptional regulator yields MEIQQLHYFKLVATLQHMTQAAEQLNISQPALSKSIANIEQELGVPLFDRQGRSIFLNRYGALFLESVDIILAEHSKVMQEFAEITRPGYGEVSFGFIHTLGMEVVPDLMARMSERYPHMQFTLTQSTSLRLLKLLEDGDIDLCLSQKIESKLLDINWVELWTEELFVIVPENHPLAEREYIQLVEIKDDPFISIKRGNSLRQMVDTLFESVGVTTNTTFSAEEMHTVAGFVGSGLGVSLIPNIKGLDQFNVKKLRISEPACFRKIGLSWVKNRYISPAANDFKDFLIETLIKEQNK; encoded by the coding sequence GTGGAAATTCAACAATTACATTATTTTAAACTAGTTGCGACATTGCAGCATATGACACAGGCAGCGGAGCAATTAAACATTTCCCAGCCAGCCTTGAGCAAGTCGATTGCGAATATTGAGCAAGAATTAGGGGTGCCGTTATTTGACAGGCAGGGACGTTCCATTTTTTTAAATCGCTATGGCGCATTATTTTTGGAAAGTGTAGATATTATTTTAGCTGAGCATAGTAAAGTCATGCAGGAGTTTGCTGAAATTACGAGACCAGGCTATGGTGAGGTTTCTTTTGGATTTATACATACGCTTGGAATGGAAGTCGTTCCTGACCTGATGGCACGTATGTCAGAAAGATATCCGCATATGCAATTTACATTGACACAGTCGACTTCGCTGCGTTTATTAAAGCTTTTAGAGGATGGAGATATTGATTTATGCTTATCACAAAAAATCGAATCGAAGCTGCTAGATATTAATTGGGTAGAACTGTGGACAGAGGAGCTTTTTGTCATTGTGCCAGAAAATCATCCTTTAGCAGAGCGCGAATATATTCAGCTAGTGGAAATTAAGGATGATCCGTTTATTTCAATTAAGCGAGGCAATTCGCTACGCCAAATGGTGGATACATTATTTGAGTCTGTAGGGGTTACAACAAATACGACCTTCTCAGCAGAGGAGATGCATACTGTAGCAGGGTTTGTTGGCTCAGGCCTTGGCGTATCATTAATTCCAAATATTAAAGGCCTAGATCAATTTAATGTTAAAAAACTTAGAATAAGTGAGCCAGCTTGCTTTCGGAAAATTGGGCTTTCTTGGGTGAAAAACCGCTATATTTCACCAGCGGCAAATGATTTTAAAGACTTTTTAATCGAAACATTAATAAAAGAGCAAAATAAATGA
- a CDS encoding tetratricopeptide repeat protein — protein sequence MLQLLAELPAEERAYCLEQLEMGERGERPAIYKLIELCENNAWHSERLFWLQRIDDEAEAQYALANHYFMEGNEEKAFYYYEKAALQHHADAANNLADMYLNGEGVATNERLAFYWFMKAAEAGVVEAMFTLGIMCEQGLGQEVNEVSALHYYISSANGGYVEAQYQVGMIYLEGLLGHQQNLQKAIIFFEMAAQQHHVDALFNLGYIFAEPQYRMQDGVKAMHYFKRAALLGDTSAKWQLVQHYENGILVERNKDEAQKWKQSINQKLQ from the coding sequence TTGTTGCAATTATTAGCTGAATTACCAGCTGAAGAGCGTGCATATTGCCTGGAGCAATTAGAGATGGGAGAGCGTGGTGAACGACCTGCAATTTATAAGCTGATTGAGCTATGTGAAAATAATGCTTGGCATAGTGAAAGGCTGTTTTGGCTTCAGCGAATAGATGATGAGGCAGAGGCGCAATATGCGCTTGCCAATCATTATTTTATGGAAGGCAATGAAGAGAAAGCCTTCTACTATTACGAAAAAGCTGCACTGCAACATCATGCGGATGCTGCCAATAATTTAGCTGACATGTATTTGAATGGCGAAGGAGTAGCAACAAATGAACGACTAGCATTTTATTGGTTTATGAAGGCGGCAGAGGCAGGGGTAGTAGAGGCAATGTTTACGCTAGGCATTATGTGTGAGCAAGGTCTAGGGCAGGAAGTGAATGAAGTGAGCGCATTGCACTACTACATAAGCTCGGCAAATGGCGGATATGTAGAGGCACAATATCAGGTAGGGATGATTTATTTAGAAGGCTTACTTGGACACCAGCAAAATTTACAAAAGGCGATTATCTTTTTTGAAATGGCCGCCCAGCAACATCATGTCGATGCATTGTTTAATTTAGGCTATATTTTTGCAGAGCCGCAGTACCGTATGCAAGATGGCGTAAAAGCGATGCATTACTTTAAAAGAGCTGCTTTATTAGGTGATACATCAGCAAAATGGCAGCTTGTGCAACATTATGAAAATGGCATACTTGTTGAACGAAATAAGGATGAAGCACAAAAATGGAAGCAGTCTATAAATCAAAAATTGCAATAG
- a CDS encoding chemotaxis protein gives MSEQLPLQKGSENQNLRDLQRILLEQQEDITSLCTVIEQLRILEQSIYNQNQQQNMHMLMQMQKRQQQRFQHLDQLIFTNRRHLKKGQITDSSIITYSKEVRKMEAGVRTLRLYCEDVVEMTSIDYTKPNRAMERIYYFDKRSTSLQVEIHLLRENIDKIQ, from the coding sequence ATGAGCGAGCAATTACCATTACAAAAAGGCAGCGAAAATCAAAACTTACGTGATTTACAAAGAATTTTGCTAGAGCAGCAAGAGGATATTACGTCCTTATGTACAGTTATTGAACAGTTAAGAATACTGGAACAAAGCATTTACAATCAGAATCAACAGCAAAACATGCATATGCTCATGCAAATGCAGAAAAGACAACAGCAGCGCTTTCAGCATCTAGATCAGCTTATTTTTACGAATAGACGCCATCTGAAAAAAGGTCAAATTACGGATAGTAGCATCATCACATACAGTAAAGAAGTGAGAAAGATGGAGGCGGGTGTTCGCACTTTACGTTTATATTGTGAAGATGTAGTAGAAATGACATCAATAGACTATACGAAGCCTAACCGAGCAATGGAGAGAATTTATTATTTTGATAAACGTTCAACATCTTTACAAGTAGAAATTCACCTATTAAGAGAAAACATCGATAAAATACAATAA
- a CDS encoding globin-coupled sensor protein, giving the protein MRKKEKMERIHLDNLSVEMRMDTTIAKQIEMLQMTESDLKFLKAFQPYVEQNIEEIVGHFYRSIGMETSLMKIIDDHSSIERLKTTLKKHIGEMFNGQIDEQFFLTRQRIAQVHVHIGLPTKYYIGAFQNLFISLMEIVQQKIEHPENQFATLRAISKILNFEQQIVLEEFENVVQKAKLRHEEQKQYISQQIIGATENLVAISEQTSASVHQLHQQSEDVVHYAEEALQISSEAKNRAQEGNIQIKQSLQQMEQIIHSVEEIAGDVNELVAISKEMEGIIAIVTNIADQTNLLSLNAAIEAARAGEAGKGFSIVAGEVRNLSEQTKQSTKNVATLLQSSNIQTEKLLNSMQRIQTAVSLGEQGLATTAQRFTQILSAMEEQQQKNSLVGQEVHVIGQVIDDLGSTFNEVSYSVDSLATVAKDLV; this is encoded by the coding sequence ATGAGAAAAAAAGAAAAGATGGAGCGCATACATCTTGATAATCTTTCTGTAGAAATGCGTATGGATACTACAATTGCAAAGCAAATTGAAATGTTGCAAATGACAGAGAGTGATTTGAAGTTTTTAAAAGCTTTCCAACCGTATGTAGAGCAAAACATTGAGGAAATCGTAGGTCATTTTTATCGTTCAATTGGTATGGAAACAAGCTTAATGAAAATTATTGATGATCATAGTTCTATAGAGCGATTAAAAACGACACTCAAAAAACATATTGGAGAAATGTTCAACGGTCAAATTGATGAGCAGTTTTTTTTAACACGACAACGAATTGCCCAAGTACATGTGCATATTGGCTTACCAACTAAATATTATATTGGAGCATTCCAAAATTTGTTTATAAGTTTAATGGAAATTGTACAACAAAAAATTGAACATCCTGAAAATCAGTTTGCTACATTACGTGCAATTTCAAAAATATTAAACTTTGAGCAACAAATTGTGTTAGAAGAGTTTGAAAATGTTGTACAAAAGGCCAAGCTTAGACATGAGGAACAAAAGCAATATATTAGCCAACAAATTATTGGAGCTACAGAAAATTTAGTAGCTATTTCGGAGCAAACCTCCGCATCTGTTCATCAATTGCATCAGCAATCAGAAGACGTTGTACATTATGCTGAGGAAGCTTTACAAATTTCAAGCGAGGCAAAAAACCGAGCGCAAGAGGGGAACATTCAAATTAAACAATCGCTACAGCAAATGGAGCAAATTATTCACTCCGTTGAGGAAATTGCAGGAGATGTGAATGAGCTTGTAGCGATTTCAAAGGAAATGGAAGGCATTATCGCGATTGTAACAAACATTGCTGACCAAACTAATTTGCTGTCCTTAAATGCTGCGATAGAAGCGGCACGTGCAGGCGAGGCAGGTAAAGGGTTTAGCATTGTTGCAGGTGAAGTGCGAAATTTGTCGGAACAGACAAAGCAATCTACTAAAAATGTAGCTACTTTACTACAAAGCTCAAATATTCAAACTGAAAAATTACTAAACTCTATGCAACGTATACAAACAGCAGTATCCTTAGGGGAGCAAGGCTTAGCAACAACTGCCCAAAGATTTACGCAAATTTTATCAGCGATGGAAGAGCAGCAACAAAAAAATAGCTTAGTTGGTCAAGAAGTACATGTGATTGGTCAAGTAATAGACGATTTAGGATCGACATTTAACGAAGTGTCATACTCTGTAGATTCATTAGCAACAGTTGCGAAGGATTTAGTATAA
- a CDS encoding YitT family protein, whose product MKNIVMILGASILVAFAYNFLLIPHEILSGGLSGIAILLGIVTPINTGILNLLLNLPLLILGVIKLGKRFISYTILSVVVLSVSLYVIPIHKATEDPILASLFGGVIVGLGVGLIFRASGSSGGFDIVAMLLSRKRDFPLGVLISAMNGIVVAFSGFIFSWDAALLTLVSIYATGKVVDTVHTSHIKLTLMIITSKGEEMKEQLLTNLYRGVTIMDAEGAYSGEGRKVLMTVITRYQLAEVRHIIKQADAEAFVNILQTTEVIGMFDRSAK is encoded by the coding sequence ATGAAAAACATTGTGATGATTTTAGGTGCATCCATATTAGTAGCGTTTGCTTATAATTTTTTGTTAATCCCACATGAAATATTAAGTGGAGGCTTAAGCGGGATTGCGATTTTGCTTGGGATTGTGACGCCAATTAATACGGGGATATTAAATTTACTACTCAACTTGCCGTTACTGATTTTAGGGGTAATTAAGCTAGGGAAGCGATTTATTAGCTATACGATTTTATCGGTTGTTGTCTTATCTGTTAGCTTGTATGTTATTCCAATACATAAGGCGACAGAGGACCCTATTTTGGCATCTTTATTTGGAGGGGTCATTGTTGGGCTTGGTGTTGGTTTGATTTTTAGAGCATCTGGGTCATCAGGGGGCTTCGATATTGTAGCAATGCTTTTAAGCCGCAAGCGCGATTTCCCGCTTGGCGTCCTGATTTCTGCAATGAATGGTATAGTTGTTGCTTTTTCAGGCTTTATTTTTAGCTGGGATGCAGCATTGCTAACGCTCGTCTCTATATATGCAACAGGTAAGGTAGTTGACACTGTTCATACAAGTCATATTAAGCTAACGCTAATGATTATTACGAGCAAGGGAGAGGAAATGAAGGAGCAGCTACTAACGAATTTATATCGCGGTGTCACAATTATGGATGCAGAAGGTGCTTATTCAGGTGAAGGGCGCAAAGTGTTGATGACCGTTATTACTCGTTATCAGCTTGCTGAAGTTCGGCACATTATTAAGCAGGCTGATGCAGAAGCTTTTGTTAATATATTGCAAACGACAGAGGTTATTGGCATGTTTGATCGCAGCGCGAAATAA